TTGGCATTGCAAGGAACAAGGTGTCTCAAACAAAACTGCCAACAAAAACACTAAGCTTAGGCTTCTAAGAGGATTTTCCAAAGCTCATCATCCTTTCCAATTGGAATGTCTTCTAAATGCCGCCTTAGAAATGGTCCAGAAAGCAGTGCAGTTATGATGCAGAAAGAGCAGAGGAAAACATCTGGCTCACTCATCACCAATTGGGTAGTTGAACGGCTTCTCCCTTGGCAAGACTTGCGAAACAGAACTGTGTCCTGTGGTCTCTTGTTCCAAATTCCAAAGGGAATAAGCCCACTTGTTTTTGCAGTCTTTTTCCCTCCCCCGCTGTGTTCCCCCAACCCGCCATATTTACATACTTGTTCTAGAACTAACTTAGTTTTTGCAGGAGTTTCTCTTCCACTTGCCCAAATTGAACACTCACAGACATTTCGGCTATGAACTGCTCACAGCCTTCCTTGGTGACTTGCTTGCAGTACCTCAAGTCAATATGACAGATATTTCCACAGCGTTTGAAGAAGGACAGGCACTGGTCAGTGACCTTATTGCAGTCTGCAGGGAAGAAGAAACCGTATGAGGGGACAGAACACATACAGCCCAAGGCCCTATAAATTCAGGGTTCAAGTTGTAGAGACAGAACACACATCATAGTCAAGTCTCTGATGTCCCCCAAATGATGTCACTTACCATTTGCAAAGCTTAATAACATATGCATGACAGGTGTTTGGAGTGTTCTGCCAGGCATGGGAAGACAAAGTTCTATTTGCAACACTGCCCCTTCCATTCCCCCAAAGCCAGACTATCAAGTAGAAACCACTTGTACATCTTCCTTTATATGGTTACATACAAAATCAGTTTATCTTATAAAATGTGTCTAGAGGCTTGTCTGATAGGAAGTATTCCTAAGTATTGTCCCCTTGTCTGACTACACTGTCAGATAAATATCCTGCTTTATATGGCGGGATCAGTGAAGTCCCTCAGGTCTTAGCACTCTATGTCACACCCCAGTAAATTGGTGACACACAGCCCACAGGTGGCTGCTTTTTTGCACCCTCCCCCAAAATGGAATATCTCTATGAAGCCTGTGCCAGGAAAACAAATGTGCtagaagggatggaggaaaggCTTTGTCCACAAAAAAAGACAGTTCAACATATCCTGCAGGCAGcaattatgtattttttgttgACCCTACTTTGTTTTAGACTAAGCAAGATAAATGACTTCCAGGTGGATCGAATGGATGagaaaatgatttctttctgtCAGGGTTATTAATTTCCTGGCCATTACTGTTACCACTTTTGAATAAAAATCAAGGTCAACTATCAAAAGTGACAGTGATCAGTGTAGGCACTGACCACCTGTACATCGTCAGTCCAGCAAATAGGAGTCTCATGCCAACACACAAAGCCCTGAACATAGATGCGCACCAAACTATGTGAGGACAACCCAATCTCACAGGCATAGCAGGAATATGAATCCAAGTGAAATCGGCAGTCACCGGAAGCCGAGTCGTATGCTGAACCACATATGAGGATGGGACCGTTAGACTGAAGGGAGCAAAAATATAAGGACCCTAATAAAAAGATGCTTCTGAAACACCAATCTCTTCAATATATTGCTGatgctgtttttgagacacagcctctctacatagccctgactggtctggaactggctttgtagatcaCGCTGTCCTCAAAAATCACggtatctgtctgcctctacctctcaagtgctggtataaAAGATACGTGTACTTCCGTACCTAGCTCTGCTAATCTGCTTTATAAATCTTACTGCAAAAGTCAAAGAAGCAAATGATGATGCACATACACAATTACTTTAAAGTCAttcctggggactggagagatggctcagaggttaagagcactgcctgttcttccaaaggtcctgagttcaattcccagcaaccgcatggtggttCACTACCATCTAAAGTCTAAAAGTCCCTTAAAGCTCAAAGTTTGATTTACTTTATAGAGGATAGAGATTTTGCTGTTATAAAAAACATTTTCCATGCTGTTGCATTTTTTTCTATGTCATGTGAAGCCCCATATTGAACAGGACCTTTTTTATGATATTAATTTATCCTCATTATCTTCAATCAAAGGTTGACTATAGTCTGTCAGGTCAGTACCTGTCTGTGGAAGGTGTGAGATTCCAGGCTGTAAAGAAATTTAATGCTCAAGAAAGACCAAGAGACTTGCATGGAAAGGTCCCTCCCTTCCTAGACAGAGGGGTCTTTAAGCTCTAGGTACAAGATTTTTTGTTGCTGAAAGTGATTCATCAAAAAGGCCAATGCTGCCTGCGCAAAAGTCAACAGGGAAAAGGAGCGATCTGGAGGTGCTGGTTACACTGGTGCCAAGATAAGCACGTGTACCTCTGATGATCTCAAGTCTACAGCAGAGTCATCCAGGTGAGGGCCACTTGTGAAATGCAAAGGAGACAGATAGGAGCTGTCGGGATCCTCTGTCTCAAAGTGAGTGACTTTCAGGGGATTTTTCTCCTAAGAGTTGGTAATGGAAGTGAGACAGACGAGAGGTAGgaagagagcagaggaggagCTTGAGGGGAGTAAGATACACTCCAGAGATTGAACTGAGCATAACAGCTCTGTCAAAAGGAGATGGTTGTTAGAAGGGTCTATGTACATCCTAAAAAGGCTCCAAGGATGTAGGTAGGGATTCATGGGGAGCAATTCTGCCCAGTGCACTCTGTAACCAGCTTTTCATGCCAGTGAACTCACCTAAAGAGCATCACAACTTTTTTCAAAGTACAGTTATTACAGGGAAATCTTATTAAAAAATGTTTGACTTCATCAATTTATGATCTTAACTTGGGaattcacagaaaacaaaaacttggaaTGGAAAACATTTTCTAAGTAAATGGAACCTAAGGAATAGAATTTTCTAGAAGCTAATGTTACAAGTTTCTCATGCCTTCTAAAGGTAACTGTGGGGTTCTGTCTGTATTTATGGTCCTGGGATAGAATCAGGCAGGACCTTCTCATGTGATAAGCAAgtgctttatcactgagctgCATTCCTGGTCCCTTATCAAGGATTACTGATAACAGGACAGGGGCTGGTCAACATGGGGCCTCGTGTcacaaggaaaaatgaaaaagatacaaaactgtgtgttggtttttttctcctgtcctatttatacatataaaaaaaattgCATCTTTGGGCAACATCTGAGGGGCTAATTAGATAATACAGGGCTCTTGGAAAGAGGGAGTGATTATATTTAGAAGCATCTTTTTTGTCAGTTTTCTTGTCTTTGGTCTCAATGGAGAGCAAAAAAGTACTCTGGTTTTATTCAGTTCTTAATTTACATGTGATAGCACTATTGTAGTCATGTAAATAGGATCCTCATGCTTAGGAAACATCCATGAGATCTCTAATTGTTACACAGGACTGATACAAACAAGTATCCACTGTCTGCTATTCTTCTATGTGTTTGAAAAAGTTTACAGTATAAGaatgggggctgcagagatggctcagtggttaagaggactgggttcccagaactcacagccAACTTTTTGGACTTCTTCAGGCACCAAGCATACACATGATGTACATAACACACATAAATCTAAAAGaattcaaaatacaaatttgGAAGAGAAACCCTAAACATGGCAAATTAATAACAGTAAAAAGTAATGAAAAGGTTACAGAAAAAAATGGTGCAGTttggccaggcaatggtggttcGAGCCTtgagtcccagtacttgggaggcagaggcaggtggatctctgtgagtttgagaccagcctcgtctacagactgcctccaaagtcagagaaaccatgtctgaaacccccacccctgccaaaaGGTGCAGTTTTAAATATCAACTTTAATGTTGATTTAAACAGAAAGAGTATTTAAAGAGTCCAacttatcaaaacaaaacaaaaactctctactaattaaaacattttaggaAAGTTAGAAAATCAATCCttagcaggtggtggtggcagagcatgccaggcagaggcaggcagatctctgtgaggtcaaggccagccaggtctacacagagaaaccctgtcttgaaaaccaaaaaacaaattcaCAAAACCTAATGAACAATTACAAGCATAATAGCACCCAAAGAGTAAATTCAAAGAAATGAGACTTGTCCACTGAAAAcgaaaggggaaaaacaaaaacaaacaaacaaaaactaccaaaATAAGAGAGATACAAGTGGGAATCCAGGTTCATGGATTAGAAAACCTAAATACTAAACCACTAACAAAGATGTGAAATGCCAGTAGTTTTGCAAATAGAAAAGCctgccctggggctggagagatggctcagaggttaagagcactgactgctcttccagaggtcctgagttcaattcccagcaaccacatggtggctcacaaccatcccttatgagatctggtgccctcttctggtgtgcagatatacatggaagcagaatgttgtatacataataaataaataaaatctttaaaaaaagtcgTGCGGAAAAGGAAGTGTATTCACAATACATTATTTGGCTTAATTAGTGAGCAAAAATGTACAAGATCATAAGGTCAATATTAGCAACTTTAAAAAGTAGAGTCACAGTATCCTTATGTTGTAAACAAGTATGTCTGTAGTAATACATGGATGTAAAAACTGGACAAGAGATTGGGTCTTGGAGTTGCCCAAAGGGTAAGGATCAGAGAAAGGCCAGATTTGTTTGAGCACCTGTTACATGTGTCTAGGATGAAATGCAGCCTTACTAGCAACAACTGGGTACCAGATACTCCAGTCACATGAACACGAATTCAGTTAAATACAAAACAAGTCTCATCTCTAAACCtaatctctctttttttgagataggttctcgtGTGCCCCAAGATGCTGTGAACTTCCAGTGTAGCAGAGGACTGAAACttctcttaaaacaaacaaaaagaatggaggTATATGTGTACTGAGATGAAAAGATGATCTCATTGTTGTaatggaaaattaaaatgtagagGATCTATACACACTCCCACATATTTCCTGAACTCCACTGCACATCTGTAACAACTAGAAATAGCATTTACCATAATTAAATGCTTGGAACCAGATGCTAGCAGCTCTATCACCCTTCAAGTCTCAACGAGTAAGCCTTGAGCTGGAATACAGCGGTGAAATCTCACTTCTGCACAGCTCTTTGCCTCTGTTAGTGGCACAATTATTGCTACCAAACCTTCACAGTGAGGAGGAATAACTTCTAAGGACCCTAGGCATAGAATGATCCCAAACTGTCTACACCAACCATCCTACCTACTGTGTGACATGGATATGGGCATAAATATCTCcaaacatttccttagtgccgtatttctctgtaaaccaacactgtctccctctattatatctccattcttagAAAACATAATGCAGTTGtgtcaaaatttaattttagttgaGTTGAGGTTATCCATTTCTTGAAGAAGAGTGACTTTCCcccttatttatgtattttgtctcACATAAATGTAACAATTCCAATCTAGACTATCTTAAGCTACCAGGAAACACTGTTAACTAAGGACAAGTGGTCTTGCCGTTGTCCACCTTACCAAGCTCTAAATCCTTCAGCCAAGTAACAATGGGAAGAATGAGGATTCTGTAGTACCTGACAGAAATAAACACTGGAACTATCTATagggatttcatttcttttttttttttttaatttatttattatgtgtacagtgttctgtcttcatgttgcctgcaggccagaggagggcaccagatctcattacagatggtaatgagaagaacaagcagtgctcttaaccactgagacatctctccagcccccagggatTTCATTTCTAACAGGCTCCTTGATAGAAAGATCGTAAGGGGCATGCACAAGACACGGCAACATAGGAAGAAATTGAGTTTCTTCTAGTCCATTAGCCAACCTGTATTCACTGGTTCCTGCCTTCCAGCCCATGTCTGTTGCCCACAATCTGGCTGCAGACATGAGTTTGTCTCTTACCACACAAGGGATGACCCTAGACTTTAGAACCACATACTCTCACTGATGTTAGCTGTTTTTTGATAGGAAATTATATCTCTAGACTTAGTGGTCTCATTCACTTGTGACTAGACagaaggtttctctgtatcctggaattagctctgtagatcatgctgaccttgaactcagagagatccacctgcctctgtctcctgagtgctggcattaaagatgtgcactaccaccacctgtcTAGACAGTCATTCTTGATAGATATCCCGTGCCCATGGGTATGGGCCCTGCTTACCTGACAGGATGATCTCTGTCAGAGAGTCTCGGGTGGTAGTTCCGACTGCAGTGAGCAGGTTGATGGACTGGTCAGTGACGTGATTACAGTAACTGAGGTGAAGCTTGGAGAGCAGGGGCATATGGCGGATAATGAGCCGCAGGGAGGCATCTGTGATGTCCAGGCCAGCTAGGCGCAGTTCTACAATGTTCCGGAGTTTACTCCGATTGTCCATCTGACCTATTGTGGCAGACAGGAGAGGCAACCATCACCGCAACAAGGAAAGCAagttctgctgctgctgttaacTATAAAAGGCCCATCTGCTATTGTGAATTGTACCCTACCTCAAGCCAGAATTTCAGCATTGAAAATCAGATTTAATAAACATGGTTGGAGAATCTGCCTTCAAGCTGTGGTTGGTGAGACTACATTTCATTCTAGCCATCTGTCCTTGTCTGTTGTTACACCACCTCATACATGTACCATTAAGCTTTGCCTGGGGAGGGTGACCCAAGCAGCTGACCTAGGAACATACTATGCTTTGAGACCTTACTCAACCACCCTAATCCTGATGCTTCAGAAGGGAACGTTAAAGCCAAGAAAGATTAACAAAGAAATAGTCAGCCAAAAAACAAAAGTCCTCATACCCAAAGCAAGCTGAGAACTCTCTCCCTATGTCTTCCAGAAAAGAGCAAAGCTGATGACACATTAGCCACATGAGGGGAAGGTAATGTGCTCAAAACAAAAAGGTATCTAGGTCATGCCATCTCCATGAGAAAGACCCCTTAGGGTATATCTCCAGCCTGGCAACTCACCTGGCCTGTTGTCtgtgggtggggacaggagaTCCCGCATCTGGGCATCCTTTAGTCCTTCTACCCACTGAACATCCAGGGTCCGGAGCAATGGACAACTGGAACTACAGAGGGCTGAGACAGCAATCCATGAGCAACCTGACAGCACCAAGTCTCGGAGCCCTAGGAGAAAGAAGAAGGTCAGAGTCAAGTGACACAATCCAGGTCATTGTCACTGCACATTTGGGATCCTTAACCAAAACCTTACCAGGCAACCGGTTGATGAGCCAACTCAGCTGCTTCTTGGAGATATTGGTCCAGCTGAGGTCAAGGGAGATAGGCTGTCGCCGGATGATGCCGCTCAGCATCAGGGGCGTGATGGACTTGCAGTGGTTCAGGTCAATGCGGGTCCACAACCGCTTATCGCAGCACCTGAGAGGACGGCCAGGCAGGGAACACATCATCATAGTTAGTAGCTCACTTGGAGAACCCCTGCTTGGCTATGGTAACTGTTCCCCACTTGCCATCTCAAGGAGGAAGTTCCTTTAAAGATTCAGCACTCTGCAACCTACTTAGCATCCACCCTGTCCACATTTGGGCACCTCTGTTGATGCTTACATGGAAGATGCCAGCAAGTACTCTCCATAAAATATCGCCTTACTACATCTTACTATGCCTAACAACCCCCTGTGGGGAGGCACTGAATCCTCCTATTCAAGAGGTTGGGTCAGAAATGCAGCTAACGCTACAAATCTGTAAAATGTCAGGATGGAATTTGTCAGTACTGCTTACTTACACTCAACTTCAGCTAAGACTAGACAAGGGGAAACTATGTAGTCCTTAGTTTTCCATATTAGGAAAGCAAACAGATAGCTCCCCTCCTGAGACTGGACCTCTGTAACAGGAAACTAATCTGTGTAAGCTACTCAAGCAATATATGTTGCCATGGACTATCCTGAGCCACAACCTAAACCCTACCTATACAGGACTATCCCTTACCAGCGGTTCCAGGTTCTGCAGACCCGCATGCAGACACACAGGTCTTGGTGGCTGAGGTAGCTGAAGACTGCCATCCACACCTCCCTGTGCATGACATGGGCTGCTCCATCATCAAGGGGCAGTGAGTCAGGTGGTGGGCTGATGGGTGGCGGCCGGATCACATGACGCTCCATCTGGATGCACTTAGGTGGGGACGAAGAGGGTGGGGGCCGGGAGATAACCCGAGGTGGGCTGCGCAGGCCAGGTCCCAGTGGGTGCCGAAGCTCCCGAGGGGTGCCGTTGAGGCCCTTGCTGAAGCGGTGTGGGCGCTCGCAGTGGCTTAAGGGCCTCTTTGGCTCCTCATTTTCACTCTCGGGCTCTGACTTGATGGGCTGGTGGTTCTCGTGGGCCAAGGTACTCTCTGTCTTTTGGATCTCGTGATTGAGCTCCTTGCTTAGTTCTTTGCTCAGCTCCTTGTTGGGAAGCCGCCGTTTTCGGCgcatcttcactttttttttctcttctgggcCTTCAGCCCCTTCAGTGCTGGGCCCAGCAGTGGGTGAGCTGGAACGTGACTGGTCACTTTCCCGAGTCTTAGGAGGTGCCTCAGGCAGATCGTCTTCTGGTTCCTGCTTGAAGCGCCGAAGGGGTTTGTTGGCCAGTGCCAACCGATCCTCAGCGTTCTTCCAGGATCGCCgctgcaggagagagagagaggtgaggatGAGTGGCCTTCAATTAACCCGTGTAGTTTGGGGTAGTGCCCATCCCAGACATCCCAACCCTATCATGGGATATACAAGGGCCATCCCGAGTGTTGCCCACAGCTCTGACAGCTGAAAGTGGGCTGTAGGTACATGAGGAAGGGAAGATGGTACCTTTTTCCTGAAAAGCTTATCTTCTTTGCCAGGTTTTAGCTGTCAGGGAAGAAAGGATACAGACTTTGCTCCTGGACTAGAAGAATATGGCCCCTTTAAACCCCACCACACCACAAGCCCAGTCTCTTCAGTAAGGGTTAGGACATTTTCCCCACAAAGCCATGCCCTTCACATGACTGACAGCATAGTTCTGCCTGGTGATTTCCCAGAGAATGGTAGAAATAACGGAAGATGGTCAATTATCCACATCCAGCTGACCTCCCCACCCAAGTCAGACCAGAGATGGCAGGTGCCCATTAACAGCAGCCATGACTAAGGGACCCCAGAGATGGAGACCAGGCAGAAGGCATCATTCCCTATCCAAGCCCTACCAGGAGCTTCTCCAGGCGCCACCTTGTGGCTACTAACAGCAAGGCCCATTAGCAGCAAGGCCCATTAGCAGAGCAGGGCGACCAGGATCTACCCAGTGGCAGCTTCCCCAACCAACAGAGAGGCTTCTCAACCTCTCAGGCCCACTGCCTGATTTGGGGCCAGGCCACAGGAGCATCTGTAGCAATGGAGCAGAGGTtctgggggtggagaggaggacaGCCTGGACTCAAGTCCCCAGGGCCTTGGGAGGGTGGGGCGTGGGAGCACCTGCTGCTGGAAGTAAGTGAGACTGGATCTCCACCAAGGGCTGAGACTGCTGCCTAGAGCGGGCCTCGGCGAGAGGTGAGAGGAGGAACCGGGGGACGTTTGAAGCGTCGAGGCCTAaagggggtgggaagaggagTGACTTCGctggcttttctctttcttttgggcCAGGCTCTCAGGATTTGGGTGACCTGCTCAGGGCAGCTCTTCAGAAGCCAGGATCCCAAGTTCTACCCATTAACCTTCCTGGTCCCCACCATCCACCCCACACCTAAGACCATCCACACCACCCTTCTGCTGCCCAGGGCCTCCCAGTTCGTACTCGCTTGCGTCCACTCAGCTCTTGGGGCTTCTCGTATTTCCGCTTCCTCCTCAGGTGCACATCATCAGACTTTCGGCGTAGGATGCCATCTGCAGGCACCTTCTTGGGGTGCTCGTCTGACCTGCGTCGAGGAGCCTCTTCACACTCACTCCTCCGCTTGGCAGGCTCCTGCCCTTCCTTGTTGTCCCGGTTCATCTTCTGCTCCTTGAGCAAGGAGCCGGGCAGGTTGGAGGCATACTTAAAGCCAGGGCCACGCTTTTGCTTGTAGGCCAAAAAGAGAGAAGAACAATCCAACTGTATATCTTTGAActtgctcttcctctcccagcccgCTGCACCCCACCTGACCGACAACTGGGGACAGGCTGGTCCTGGCAAGGCCCAGCCCGTCACTTTCTGCCAACCCGACCCAACCAGGGACTTGGAGTCCGCACTCACTTTCCCGGTCTTGCCAGCATGGTTACACTTCGGACActcccagcagttgggaagctCATCGTTGACCACACCCTCTGATTCCTTAATCTAAAAGAATAGGACAGGTCTCAGTGGACAGGGAAGGTTGCCCAGAGGATCCACAAAGATATGAGGTCTATTCAAGGCCCAGTCTGCTTTAGCattcacacccctcccccaaccagtTTCCATCTGTGTCTAGCCAAAAGAAAGGATCCACCACGTGGTTGTACTATTTACCTTAGCTGAGCACAGGAGACATAGTGAAGCAATACCTACCAGGAGAGGCTGGCTTCCAAAGCTATGGATGGCACAGTACCCCCATCGGGTGGGTATGATGAGGGAATAAGGACCAAAACAAAGGCCCTCACCCCTTGCAGCCCACAGATAAGAATGTATTCTGGGATAGAGACATGTGCCAGCAgagaatggtttcttcctttccaaagtgGAACCAGCCACCTGTGCCAGGCAGGCACAGAGGTCACCCAGAAGGCAGTCCTGTCCTAGCATATCACAGGAACCGGTTCCTGgtgcagaggcacagagagaaacCACCTACAATTCAAGCCCCGCCCTTTCTGGCTCAGCCCTTTTCTCCCAGAAGCCAGGAGTCAGGATCCTTGTTTTCTGTCTACTGAGATGCTTTGGACCCTGCTGTAGGCACTACCCCAAACTCTTCCTGCACTGGGCTTATCATCTGACACAGAATGCCCTAAAACTGAGGGTCCACTAGGATTAGCATGCCACCTGTGTATCATCACCACCTGAGCAAGTCTCATCATAACTGTCAGGTCCAGAAGCATGGGGAAGAGGGGTGTTCAGGGCCCCAAGGGATACTACTACCTTAAGGCATCCAGGGTGGATGATCTCGTTGCAGATGGAGCATTCCATGAGCATGAGGTTAAAtttgccttcctcctcttccactgtgtcctccttccctgcctcgcCACACACAAGGCACACGGCGGTGTGGGGCAGCACTGGCTGAGGAACCAAGAAACATGCAAGTCAGCAGAGAGTGAAGACAGACCCCTCTGGAGACTAAGCCAAAGTTCTCCTGGGCCTGTCAGGAATCAGAGAGCTGCTCCAAGCAAATTTATTCACCTCCATGTGACAGGTATTCTACAAGAACTAAGAATATAGTAATGAACAAGACAGATCAAATCTCTCACACTCTGAGCTTACCTTTTGGTGGAAGGAGGCAGACAACATGAAGAACATATTCTGTTTATATAGACAAATTTAAGTG
This genomic stretch from Cricetulus griseus strain 17A/GY chromosome 4, alternate assembly CriGri-PICRH-1.0, whole genome shotgun sequence harbors:
- the Kdm2b gene encoding lysine-specific demethylase 2B isoform X8; this translates as MEAEKDSGRRLRAIDRQRYDENEDLSDVEEIVSVRGFSLEEKLRSQLYQGDFVHAMEGKDFNYEYVQREALRVPLVFRDKDGLGIKMPDPDFTVRDVKLLVGSRRLVDVMDVNTQKGTEMSMSQFVRYYETPEAQRDKLYNVISLEFSHTKLEHLVKRPTVVDLVDWVDNMWPQHLKEKQTEATNALAEMKYPKVKKYCLMSVKGCFTDFHIDFGGTSVWYHVFRGGKIFWLIPPTLHNLALYEEWVLSGKQSDIFLGDRVERCQRIELKQGYTFFIPSGWIHAVYTPVDSLVFGGNILHSFNVPMQLRIYEIEDRTRVQPKFRYPFYYEMCWYVLERYVYCVTQRSYLTQEYQRELMLIDAPRKASVDGFSSDSWLEMEEESCEQQPQEEEEKEEEGDGADKTPKLSTDGATSPTSTPSEEQENTGKKPKAPAMRFLKRTLSNESEESVKSTTMPIDYPKTPTGSPSTEVSTKWTHLTEFELKGLKALVEKLESLPENKKCVPEGIEDPQALLEGVKNVLKEHVDDDPSLAITGVPVVSWPKKTPKNRVVGRPKGKLGPASAVKLAANRTTAGARRRRTRCRKCEACLRTECGECHFCKDMKKFGGPGRMKQSCIMRQCIAPVLPHTAVCLVCGEAGKEDTVEEEEGKFNLMLMECSICNEIIHPGCLKVIKESEGVVNDELPNCWECPKCNHAGKTGKAYKQKRGPGFKYASNLPGSLLKEQKMNRDNKEGQEPAKRRSECEEAPRRRSDEHPKKVPADGILRRKSDDVHLRRKRKYEKPQELSGRKRASTLQTSPGSSSHLSPRPALGSSLSPWWRSSLTYFQQQLKPGKEDKLFRKKRRSWKNAEDRLALANKPLRRFKQEPEDDLPEAPPKTRESDQSRSSSPTAGPSTEGAEGPEEKKKVKMRRKRRLPNKELSKELSKELNHEIQKTESTLAHENHQPIKSEPESENEEPKRPLSHCERPHRFSKGLNGTPRELRHPLGPGLRSPPRVISRPPPSSSPPKCIQMERHVIRPPPISPPPDSLPLDDGAAHVMHREVWMAVFSYLSHQDLCVCMRVCRTWNRWCCDKRLWTRIDLNHCKSITPLMLSGIIRRQPISLDLSWTNISKKQLSWLINRLPGLRDLVLSGCSWIAVSALCSSSCPLLRTLDVQWVEGLKDAQMRDLLSPPTDNRPGQMDNRSKLRNIVELRLAGLDITDASLRLIIRHMPLLSKLHLSYCNHVTDQSINLLTAVGTTTRDSLTEIILSDCNKVTDQCLSFFKRCGNICHIDLRYCKQVTKEGCEQFIAEMSVSVQFGQVEEKLLQKLS
- the Kdm2b gene encoding lysine-specific demethylase 2B isoform X11, whose protein sequence is MAMSVSAEDDDYESEPDQNRVVGRPKGKLGPASAVKLAANRTTAGARRRRTRCRKCEACLRTECGECHFCKDMKKFGGPGRMKQSCIMRQCIAPVLPHTAVCLVCGEAGKEDTVEEEEGKFNLMLMECSICNEIIHPGCLKIKESEGVVNDELPNCWECPKCNHAGKTGKAYKQKRGPGFKYASNLPGSLLKEQKMNRDNKEGQEPAKRRSECEEAPRRRSDEHPKKVPADGILRRKSDDVHLRRKRKYEKPQELSGRKRASTLQTSPGSSSHLSPRPALGSSLSPWWRSSLTYFQQQLKPGKEDKLFRKKRRSWKNAEDRLALANKPLRRFKQEPEDDLPEAPPKTRESDQSRSSSPTAGPSTEGAEGPEEKKKVKMRRKRRLPNKELSKELSKELNHEIQKTESTLAHENHQPIKSEPESENEEPKRPLSHCERPHRFSKGLNGTPRELRHPLGPGLRSPPRVISRPPPSSSPPKCIQMERHVIRPPPISPPPDSLPLDDGAAHVMHREVWMAVFSYLSHQDLCVCMRVCRTWNRWCCDKRLWTRIDLNHCKSITPLMLSGIIRRQPISLDLSWTNISKKQLSWLINRLPGLRDLVLSGCSWIAVSALCSSSCPLLRTLDVQWVEGLKDAQMRDLLSPPTDNRPGQMDNRSKLRNIVELRLAGLDITDASLRLIIRHMPLLSKLHLSYCNHVTDQSINLLTAVGTTTRDSLTEIILSDCNKVTDQCLSFFKRCGNICHIDLRYCKQVTKEGCEQFIAEMSVSVQFGQVEEKLLQKLS
- the Kdm2b gene encoding lysine-specific demethylase 2B isoform X12, with the protein product MAMSVSAEDDDYESEPDQNRVVGRPKGKLGPASAVKLAANRTTAGARRRRTRCRKCEACLRTECGECHFCKDMKKFGGPGRMKQSCIMRQCIAPVLPHTAVCLVCGEAGKEDTVEEEEGKFNLMLMECSICNEIIHPGCLKIKESEGVVNDELPNCWECPKCNHAGKTGKQKRGPGFKYASNLPGSLLKEQKMNRDNKEGQEPAKRRSECEEAPRRRSDEHPKKVPADGILRRKSDDVHLRRKRKYEKPQELSGRKRASTLQTSPGSSSHLSPRPALGSSLSPWWRSSLTYFQQQLKPGKEDKLFRKKRRSWKNAEDRLALANKPLRRFKQEPEDDLPEAPPKTRESDQSRSSSPTAGPSTEGAEGPEEKKKVKMRRKRRLPNKELSKELSKELNHEIQKTESTLAHENHQPIKSEPESENEEPKRPLSHCERPHRFSKGLNGTPRELRHPLGPGLRSPPRVISRPPPSSSPPKCIQMERHVIRPPPISPPPDSLPLDDGAAHVMHREVWMAVFSYLSHQDLCVCMRVCRTWNRWCCDKRLWTRIDLNHCKSITPLMLSGIIRRQPISLDLSWTNISKKQLSWLINRLPGLRDLVLSGCSWIAVSALCSSSCPLLRTLDVQWVEGLKDAQMRDLLSPPTDNRPGQMDNRSKLRNIVELRLAGLDITDASLRLIIRHMPLLSKLHLSYCNHVTDQSINLLTAVGTTTRDSLTEIILSDCNKVTDQCLSFFKRCGNICHIDLRYCKQVTKEGCEQFIAEMSVSVQFGQVEEKLLQKLS